One region of Pseudomonas sp. ABC1 genomic DNA includes:
- a CDS encoding FecR family protein, whose amino-acid sequence MPDTNDRQPSASRSAPGAGEDRLAPFDAALREHFPSRDALLAEARAQSARQRRRVRQGGTGLLALALASGIWIVDPAWHSEDVQTSVGQRLTRQLADGSQVVLNSTTHLRIERRLRSRQFELVEGEATFTVEHDGPPFIVRSQGVRVLDIGTVFNLRSDRRGVAVSVLEGEVEVSNDLATPRRLLAGQQVQATAERLESTRPVRPAEALAWQQGKLRFDGTPLRDVIVELQRYRQAPIRLGSAHIGDLRLSGEYDTDAVESLIELLPSILPVTLLRSFDGRVVVSGS is encoded by the coding sequence ATGCCTGATACCAACGACCGACAGCCGTCCGCTTCGCGCTCTGCCCCTGGCGCAGGCGAAGACCGACTGGCGCCCTTCGATGCCGCGTTGCGTGAACACTTTCCTTCGCGCGATGCATTGCTGGCCGAGGCTCGGGCACAGAGCGCCCGGCAGCGTCGACGCGTGCGCCAGGGCGGTACGGGGTTGCTGGCTCTGGCGTTGGCGAGCGGTATCTGGATCGTCGATCCGGCCTGGCACAGTGAGGACGTGCAGACGTCGGTCGGCCAGCGGCTGACCCGGCAGTTGGCCGATGGAAGCCAGGTCGTGCTCAACAGTACCACGCACCTGCGTATCGAGCGCCGCCTGCGCAGTCGCCAGTTCGAATTGGTCGAGGGCGAGGCGACCTTTACCGTCGAGCATGACGGGCCACCGTTCATCGTGCGCAGCCAGGGTGTGCGGGTGCTGGATATTGGCACGGTCTTCAACCTGCGCAGCGACCGCCGCGGTGTTGCGGTGTCGGTGCTCGAGGGCGAGGTCGAAGTCAGCAATGATCTGGCAACCCCGCGTCGCCTGCTTGCCGGTCAACAAGTGCAGGCCACTGCCGAACGCCTGGAGTCCACACGCCCGGTCCGGCCCGCCGAGGCCCTGGCCTGGCAGCAGGGCAAGTTGCGCTTCGATGGTACGCCGCTGCGCGATGTGATCGTCGAGCTGCAGCGCTATCGCCAGGCGCCTATTCGCCTGGGTAGCGCGCATATCGGCGATCTGCGCTTGTCCGGTGAGTACGATACCGATGCGGTGGAGTCGCTGATCGAATTGCTGCCCAGCATCCTGCCCGTGACCTTGTTGCGTTCCTTCGATGGCCGCGTGGTGGTCAGCGGCAGCTAG
- a CDS encoding TonB-dependent siderophore receptor — MGNKTSSGVRRLTLLAASILLAGAVHAQDAIHSLSLPAQHLDQALNALAGQTGGRILFATDIAENLPAPALDGELTIQQALQRLLQGSSLTVQEMGDGSFVVAEPVAKASSLDLGAVVIQGQGMGEATENSGSYTTGLVSVGSKTPISLKETPQTVSIISRQMIEDQRITTLPEAMRRTPGITVRNNNYHGQQFYSRGFGIDNVQIDGASPMDIGTGLGTFYSDRLYDMAPYDHVEVLRGASGLLGGTGDPGGIVNLVRKRPLASYQLKLDTSVGSWDNYRTEVDLTGPIAFDGKLRGRVVAAYTDRQYFMDKRSTEKPFLYGIVEADLTDDTMLTLGGSYDKLKENGTGDGLPRYSTGGDLKLSRSTWYTTNQAWSDSYTREWFVKLDHQLNDDWKLNTSYTYSYNGSTTEGVIPYGSVDETTGSGPYWWGSYTSSWSKQSVFDVNLSGYFDAFGRQHELLVGADYQKVTSRWRAAQGIEGKGGLIDIWNPDAALLPHNESNRSFWRDYSPNGREQYGLYSTLRLQLTAPLKLVIGARAQRYKFEQAYAMRNPDGSGAWVGQDSVSDREPTKVVPFGGLIYALNDEWSVYGSYAEVFKPQAQNLKGPKEAPSSIESMTGKTYETGIKGELFDGSLNVSAALFYTRRENQAAKDPAYPNTLRFYSSACCYLAQDKITSKGIDLEVSGEVAPGWNIMAGYTYNQIRNDTEENLYSTVTPKHLFKLWTLYNLPGTLSDWRIGGGVTATSPTYVEGEAYRFDSAGYSIDSRPFDFSQSGYAVYDAMVEYDVDEHWTVALNGNNLFDRRYYASVGTSEYGNYYGDPRNFTLTLRGTFW, encoded by the coding sequence ATGGGGAACAAAACATCATCGGGGGTACGTCGGCTGACGCTGCTGGCGGCTTCCATTCTACTGGCTGGCGCGGTCCATGCGCAGGACGCCATCCATTCGCTGAGCCTGCCGGCGCAGCATCTGGACCAAGCCTTGAACGCGCTGGCAGGGCAGACCGGTGGCCGTATCCTGTTCGCCACCGATATCGCCGAGAATCTGCCGGCACCCGCGCTGGATGGTGAACTGACTATTCAGCAGGCCCTGCAACGTTTGCTGCAAGGCTCCAGCCTGACCGTGCAGGAAATGGGTGATGGCAGTTTCGTGGTTGCCGAGCCTGTGGCAAAGGCGTCATCGCTCGATCTCGGCGCCGTTGTGATTCAGGGGCAGGGCATGGGTGAGGCGACCGAGAACAGTGGCTCCTATACCACTGGTCTGGTCAGCGTCGGTTCGAAAACACCGATCAGCCTCAAGGAAACGCCGCAAACGGTGTCGATCATCAGTCGGCAGATGATCGAGGATCAGCGCATCACCACCCTGCCGGAAGCGATGAGGCGTACACCGGGCATCACCGTGCGCAACAACAACTACCACGGCCAGCAGTTCTATTCGCGTGGCTTCGGCATCGATAACGTGCAGATCGATGGCGCCTCGCCGATGGATATCGGTACCGGCCTGGGCACCTTCTACAGCGACCGTCTCTATGACATGGCACCCTACGACCATGTGGAGGTGCTGCGCGGCGCCAGCGGCTTGTTGGGCGGCACGGGTGATCCGGGCGGGATCGTCAATCTGGTGCGCAAGCGCCCGCTGGCCAGCTATCAGCTCAAACTCGATACTTCGGTCGGCTCCTGGGACAACTACCGCACCGAGGTCGACCTGACCGGCCCCATCGCCTTCGATGGCAAGCTACGCGGGCGCGTGGTTGCGGCCTATACCGACCGCCAGTACTTCATGGATAAGCGCAGCACCGAGAAGCCGTTCCTGTACGGCATCGTCGAGGCGGACCTGACTGACGACACCATGCTGACCTTGGGTGGCAGCTACGACAAACTCAAGGAAAACGGCACCGGCGACGGCTTGCCGCGCTACAGCACAGGCGGTGATCTGAAACTGTCTCGCAGCACCTGGTACACCACCAACCAAGCCTGGTCCGATAGCTACACCCGCGAGTGGTTCGTGAAGCTCGACCACCAGCTAAACGATGACTGGAAACTCAATACCTCCTACACCTACTCCTATAACGGATCTACTACCGAGGGCGTCATCCCCTACGGCTCGGTGGATGAAACCACTGGCAGCGGCCCTTATTGGTGGGGCAGCTACACCTCCAGCTGGAGTAAACAGTCGGTGTTCGACGTGAACCTGTCCGGGTATTTCGATGCCTTCGGGCGGCAGCATGAGCTGCTGGTGGGAGCCGATTACCAGAAGGTCACCAGTCGCTGGCGTGCCGCCCAGGGTATTGAGGGCAAGGGTGGCCTGATCGATATATGGAACCCGGATGCCGCGCTTTTACCTCACAACGAGTCCAATCGCAGTTTCTGGCGTGACTACTCACCCAACGGCCGTGAGCAGTACGGCTTGTATTCGACTCTGCGGCTGCAACTGACCGCCCCATTGAAACTTGTGATCGGTGCTCGGGCCCAGCGCTACAAGTTCGAGCAGGCCTATGCCATGCGCAATCCCGACGGCAGCGGAGCATGGGTCGGTCAGGACAGTGTTTCCGATCGTGAACCGACCAAGGTCGTGCCGTTTGGTGGCCTTATCTATGCGCTGAATGACGAGTGGTCCGTCTACGGCAGTTACGCCGAGGTTTTCAAGCCGCAAGCCCAGAACCTGAAGGGGCCGAAAGAGGCACCGAGCTCAATCGAATCGATGACCGGCAAGACCTACGAGACGGGTATCAAGGGCGAACTGTTCGATGGCAGCTTGAACGTCAGTGCGGCGCTGTTCTACACCAGGCGTGAGAACCAGGCAGCGAAAGATCCTGCCTACCCGAATACCCTGCGCTTCTATAGCTCCGCATGCTGTTACCTGGCTCAGGACAAGATCACCAGCAAAGGGATCGATCTGGAGGTCTCCGGTGAGGTCGCCCCTGGCTGGAACATCATGGCGGGATACACCTACAACCAGATTCGCAACGATACCGAGGAGAATCTCTACAGCACGGTCACGCCCAAGCATCTGTTCAAGCTGTGGACGCTCTACAACCTGCCCGGCACGTTGTCCGACTGGCGTATCGGTGGTGGTGTGACGGCAACCAGCCCGACCTATGTGGAAGGCGAAGCCTACCGCTTCGACAGCGCAGGCTACTCCATCGACAGCCGTCCGTTCGATTTCAGTCAGTCGGGCTATGCAGTCTACGACGCCATGGTCGAGTACGACGTGGACGAGCACTGGACTGTCGCGCTCAACGGCAACAACCTGTTCGACCGCCGTTATTACGCCAGTGTGGGCACCTCCGAATACGGCAACTACTACGGCGATCCGCGTAACTTCACGCTGACCTTGCGCGGTACTTTCTGGTAA
- a CDS encoding RNA polymerase sigma factor, with the protein MSKKSSHDELMVALAQHYDELVDYIRLRFRSSQFASDVVHDVCLQLLENPPVERVKTPFAFLRRVSVNRAIDRHRSDRTRNRYFEPLDERADLRHHEHDGAAELVFMQQLEALVAIVEALPARQRQIFLLHRIHGMSQRELAEELGISANMVTQHFNRAMRTIASQWQPAQDALHGRQH; encoded by the coding sequence ATGTCGAAGAAATCCTCACACGATGAGTTGATGGTGGCCCTGGCGCAGCACTATGACGAATTGGTCGATTACATTCGCCTGCGCTTTCGCAGTAGTCAGTTCGCCAGCGACGTGGTGCATGATGTCTGCCTGCAGTTGCTGGAAAATCCGCCTGTCGAGCGGGTGAAAACTCCCTTCGCCTTCCTGCGTCGTGTGTCCGTCAACCGAGCCATCGACCGGCATCGCAGCGACCGTACGCGCAATCGCTACTTCGAGCCGCTGGATGAGCGTGCCGACCTGCGCCACCACGAGCATGACGGTGCCGCCGAGTTGGTCTTCATGCAACAACTGGAAGCACTGGTGGCGATCGTCGAGGCCTTGCCGGCCCGGCAGCGGCAGATATTCCTGCTGCATCGCATCCATGGCATGTCGCAGCGCGAACTCGCCGAGGAACTGGGCATATCCGCCAATATGGTGACCCAGCACTTCAACCGCGCCATGCGCACCATCGCCAGCCAGTGGCAGCCCGCGCAGGATGCCTTGCACGGGCGCCAGCACTGA
- the rpmE gene encoding 50S ribosomal protein L31, with the protein MKADIHPNYVAIDATCSCGNVIKTRSTLGKSLSIDVCSECHPFYTGKQKVLDTGGRIDRFNQRFGVFGAK; encoded by the coding sequence ATGAAAGCCGATATCCATCCGAACTACGTTGCGATCGACGCCACTTGCAGCTGTGGCAACGTCATCAAGACCCGCTCCACCCTGGGCAAGAGCCTGAGCATCGACGTGTGCTCCGAGTGCCACCCGTTCTACACCGGCAAGCAGAAGGTTCTGGATACCGGTGGTCGTATCGACCGCTTCAACCAGCGTTTCGGCGTATTCGGCGCCAAGTAA
- a CDS encoding malic enzyme-like NAD(P)-binding protein has translation MTDLKTAALDYHAQPRPGKLSVELTKPTATARDLALAYSPGVAEPVREIARDAELAYKYTGKGNLVAVISDGTAILGLGNLGPLASKPVMEGKGVLFKRFAGVDVFDIEVDAESPQAFIDTVKRISITFGGINLEDIKAPECFEIERALIEQCDIPVFHDDQHGTAIVTAAGMLNALEIAGKTIEQAKIVCLGAGAAATSCMKLLVSMGARVENIFMIDRKGVIHAGRDDLNQYKASFAHETDKRTLGDALDGADVFVGLSGANLLSAEGLKRMAANPIVFACSNPDPEIAPELAHATRDDVIMATGRSDYPNQVNNVLGFPFIFRGALDVRATRINEEMKIAAALALRDLAKLPVPAEVSAAYGLESIEFGREYIIPKPMDPRLITLVADAVARAAIESGVATLPYPANYPLQSVDDVFNV, from the coding sequence ATGACTGACTTGAAAACTGCCGCTCTCGATTATCACGCCCAGCCCCGCCCGGGTAAGCTGAGTGTCGAGCTGACCAAACCCACCGCAACCGCCCGCGACCTTGCACTGGCCTACAGCCCAGGTGTCGCCGAGCCGGTGCGCGAGATCGCCCGTGACGCCGAACTGGCCTACAAGTACACGGGCAAGGGTAACCTGGTGGCAGTGATTTCCGATGGCACGGCGATTCTCGGCCTGGGCAATCTCGGGCCGTTGGCCTCCAAGCCGGTCATGGAAGGCAAGGGCGTGCTGTTCAAGCGCTTCGCCGGTGTCGATGTGTTCGATATCGAAGTGGATGCCGAGAGCCCGCAGGCCTTCATCGACACGGTCAAGCGCATTTCCATCACCTTCGGTGGCATCAACCTGGAAGACATCAAGGCGCCCGAGTGCTTCGAGATCGAGCGCGCGCTGATCGAGCAGTGCGATATTCCAGTCTTCCACGATGACCAGCATGGCACCGCCATCGTCACCGCCGCCGGCATGCTCAATGCACTGGAGATCGCTGGCAAGACCATCGAGCAGGCGAAGATCGTCTGCCTCGGCGCTGGCGCCGCAGCGACGTCCTGCATGAAGCTGCTGGTGAGCATGGGTGCCCGTGTCGAGAACATCTTCATGATCGACCGCAAGGGCGTGATCCACGCCGGGCGCGACGACCTGAACCAGTACAAGGCCTCGTTCGCCCACGAAACCGACAAGCGCACCCTGGGTGATGCGCTGGACGGTGCCGACGTGTTCGTCGGGCTGTCCGGCGCCAACCTGCTGAGCGCCGAAGGCCTCAAGCGCATGGCGGCCAATCCGATCGTCTTCGCCTGCTCCAACCCGGACCCGGAGATCGCGCCCGAGCTGGCCCACGCGACCCGCGACGACGTGATCATGGCCACCGGCCGCTCGGACTACCCGAACCAGGTCAACAACGTGCTGGGCTTCCCCTTCATCTTCCGTGGTGCGCTGGATGTCCGCGCGACCCGTATCAACGAAGAGATGAAGATCGCCGCGGCACTGGCCCTGCGTGACCTGGCCAAGCTGCCGGTGCCTGCCGAAGTGAGCGCGGCCTATGGCCTGGAGAGCATCGAGTTCGGTCGTGAGTACATCATTCCGAAACCGATGGACCCGCGTCTGATCACGCTGGTGGCCGATGCCGTGGCGCGCGCCGCCATCGAGAGTGGCGTGGCAACCCTGCCGTATCCGGCGAACTACCCGCTGCAATCCGTGGACGACGTGTTCAACGTCTGA
- a CDS encoding FAD-binding oxidoreductase yields MRQTDHAPSYYAATVDRDLHYDPLRGQLRVDVCIVGGGYSGLNTAIELAERGFSVALLEARRIGWGASGRNGGQLIRGVGHDVEQFHPIIGNEGVDELKRMGFEAVDIVRQRIERHTIDCDLRWGYCDLATKPRHLRGFQEDYEDLLRLGYPHRLRQVPAQAMGEIIGSPRYLGGLVDMGSGHLHPLNLALGEAAAAQSLGVRIFENSPVERIEHGPSVRVHTAQGQVQADTLVLACNAYLGKLEPTLTNRILPAGSYIIATEPLPQALSQELLPQNMAVCDQRVALDYFRLSADGRLLFGGACHYSGRDPRDIAAYMRPKMLEVFPQLAHVAIDYQWGGMIGIGANRLPQIGRLHAHPNVFYAQAYAGHGLNATHLAARLLGEAIAGQQSGRFDLFARIPHPAFPGGPLLRSPLLALGMLWYRLKDLL; encoded by the coding sequence ATGCGCCAGACAGACCACGCTCCCTCCTACTATGCCGCCACGGTCGATCGCGACCTGCATTACGACCCCTTGCGCGGCCAGTTGCGCGTCGACGTCTGCATCGTCGGGGGCGGCTACAGCGGGCTGAACACCGCGATAGAACTGGCGGAACGCGGTTTCTCCGTGGCGCTGCTGGAAGCGCGGCGTATCGGCTGGGGCGCCAGCGGACGCAATGGCGGGCAACTGATCCGTGGCGTCGGACACGACGTCGAGCAGTTCCACCCCATCATCGGCAACGAGGGCGTCGATGAACTCAAGCGCATGGGGTTCGAAGCAGTGGACATCGTGCGCCAGCGCATCGAACGCCACACCATCGACTGCGACCTGCGCTGGGGCTACTGCGACCTGGCGACCAAACCACGCCACCTGCGGGGCTTTCAGGAAGACTACGAAGACCTCCTGCGCCTGGGCTACCCCCATCGCCTGCGCCAGGTACCGGCGCAGGCGATGGGCGAGATCATCGGCTCGCCCCGCTACCTGGGCGGACTGGTGGACATGGGCTCGGGACACTTGCACCCGCTCAACCTGGCACTGGGAGAAGCAGCAGCGGCCCAGTCACTGGGCGTACGCATCTTTGAAAACTCACCGGTGGAACGCATCGAACACGGACCGAGCGTGCGGGTCCACACCGCCCAGGGCCAGGTGCAGGCCGACACCCTGGTGCTGGCCTGCAACGCTTACCTGGGCAAGCTCGAACCCACCCTGACGAACCGCATATTGCCCGCCGGCAGCTATATCATCGCCACTGAACCGCTGCCACAGGCACTGAGCCAGGAACTGCTGCCACAGAACATGGCCGTCTGCGACCAGCGCGTGGCGCTCGATTACTTCCGCCTGTCCGCCGACGGGCGCCTGCTGTTCGGCGGCGCCTGCCACTATTCCGGCCGCGACCCACGGGACATCGCCGCCTATATGCGTCCGAAGATGCTCGAGGTCTTCCCGCAACTGGCGCATGTCGCCATCGACTACCAGTGGGGCGGCATGATCGGCATCGGCGCCAATCGCCTGCCACAGATCGGCCGACTGCACGCTCACCCGAATGTGTTCTATGCCCAGGCCTACGCTGGTCACGGCCTGAACGCCACACACCTGGCGGCGCGCCTGCTCGGCGAAGCCATCGCCGGACAACAGAGCGGTCGTTTCGACCTGTTTGCGCGCATCCCGCACCCGGCGTTCCCGGGCGGGCCATTGCTGCGCTCGCCGCTACTGGCCCTCGGCATGCTGTGGTACCGCCTGAAAGACCTGTTGTGA